One Desulforhopalus sp. DNA segment encodes these proteins:
- a CDS encoding HAMP domain-containing histidine kinase produces the protein MWISLTALSTAAIFSMVVYFELLDQTYDSIDKELNTAANTIFNRLDFSKAGEKLQLDSQYDYLVERYWLKITNSQGATIFASPLANKVDIPLLPSKVRYFIEKEVPFSELWIDPEEIDELDDITDDSVKFRVRVLTKSRTEENYSILIAKPLLFLDLELRELLTGLTSGIFATIVLIFLISYFLAGKLLRPLETINQDIKQIRENSLDRRIALGSSRDELYTLSHSLNSMFDRLQHSFLRQKEFVGNAAHELKSPLTILMLGHEEMLTAEPPEALRLELSKQLNTMRRLGKLVRNLLEISRLEQEETCIREPIKLNDFIGQVIDDYKEILEGKNITVVTEISEPSFTGDPEKILRLLINLIDNAIKYNSDGPGTIRIDTSRAQGMLNITIANTGPEIPREDLPKIFDQFYRVEKSRSQAFGGAGLGLTIVRRIVELHGGSIEMRSSDGWTTCNITMP, from the coding sequence TTGTGGATATCGCTCACCGCCCTGTCGACCGCTGCCATTTTCTCTATGGTGGTTTATTTTGAACTTCTGGATCAAACTTATGATTCTATCGACAAAGAATTAAATACTGCGGCAAATACTATATTTAACCGCCTGGATTTTTCCAAAGCAGGCGAAAAACTGCAGCTGGACAGCCAATATGACTATCTTGTCGAGCGTTATTGGCTGAAAATCACGAATAGTCAGGGTGCAACGATCTTTGCTTCACCGCTTGCAAATAAAGTAGATATCCCTTTGCTCCCTAGCAAAGTCCGGTATTTCATTGAAAAAGAGGTTCCGTTTTCCGAACTTTGGATCGACCCCGAAGAGATCGACGAGCTAGATGATATAACCGATGATTCCGTCAAATTCAGAGTGCGGGTACTTACAAAAAGCCGAACAGAAGAAAATTATAGCATCCTCATTGCCAAGCCCTTGCTTTTTCTCGATCTGGAACTCCGCGAACTCTTAACAGGATTAACCTCAGGTATTTTTGCAACCATAGTTTTGATTTTCCTGATAAGTTATTTTCTCGCAGGCAAGCTTCTTCGACCACTTGAGACAATCAATCAAGATATCAAGCAAATTCGTGAAAATTCGTTAGACAGGAGGATTGCTCTTGGCAGCAGCCGGGATGAATTGTACACACTTTCACACTCACTCAATAGTATGTTCGATCGTTTACAACACTCTTTCCTTAGGCAGAAGGAATTTGTCGGCAACGCCGCTCATGAACTGAAAAGCCCATTGACCATCCTCATGCTCGGACATGAAGAAATGCTGACTGCCGAGCCGCCGGAAGCCTTAAGGCTGGAGCTTTCTAAACAGCTCAATACCATGCGCCGCCTGGGCAAACTGGTTCGCAATCTCCTGGAGATATCTCGGCTTGAGCAGGAAGAGACTTGTATTCGAGAACCAATCAAACTAAATGACTTCATCGGCCAGGTTATAGACGATTACAAAGAAATCTTGGAAGGAAAAAATATTACAGTTGTCACCGAAATATCCGAACCATCCTTTACCGGCGACCCTGAGAAAATACTCCGGCTCCTCATCAATCTCATTGATAATGCTATAAAATACAACTCCGATGGACCAGGGACAATCAGGATCGACACCAGTAGAGCGCAAGGCATGTTGAATATTACCATCGCCAATACGGGACCGGAGATTCCCCGTGAAGACCTGCCAAAAATCTTTGACCAGTTTTACCGGGTGGAGAAGTCTCGATCCCAGGCATTTGGTGGGGCCGGTCTCGGTCTTACCATTGTCCGTCGGATAGTCGAACTGCATGGAGGGAGTATAGAGATGAGGAGCAGTGACGGATGGACAACCTGCAATATCACTATGCCATAG
- a CDS encoding response regulator transcription factor yields the protein MNILIIDDEPDLLEKLQTLLASEHYTVTTAADGPAGLEKFWNGSYDLVLLDIMLPGMNGLEILAEIRAAGIKTPVLMLTAKGDIDDKVTGLNLGADDYLAKPFSVAELLARVRAIIRRGNTGNPIIEVEDIRLNTISREVTKNGEVLTLTTKEFAMLEFLLHNRGRAISRFTLAEHVWGDNFDPFSMSNFIDVHMSNLRKKLKSPERDQIIKSIRGVGYLIEREGK from the coding sequence ATGAATATTCTAATAATCGATGACGAACCCGACCTCCTCGAAAAGCTCCAAACACTGCTTGCCAGTGAACATTACACTGTGACGACCGCAGCTGACGGTCCTGCGGGGCTTGAGAAATTCTGGAACGGAAGCTACGACCTTGTCCTCCTTGATATCATGCTGCCGGGCATGAATGGTCTTGAGATCCTAGCGGAAATCCGTGCCGCCGGCATCAAGACCCCTGTCCTGATGCTGACAGCCAAAGGAGACATCGACGACAAGGTGACCGGACTGAACCTCGGGGCCGACGATTATCTGGCCAAACCCTTCTCTGTCGCGGAATTGCTGGCCAGGGTTCGGGCAATCATACGAAGAGGCAATACCGGTAATCCAATCATTGAGGTCGAAGATATCCGTCTCAACACCATAAGTCGAGAGGTCACCAAAAACGGTGAAGTGCTGACCCTTACCACCAAGGAGTTCGCCATGCTCGAGTTTCTCCTACACAATCGCGGTCGAGCCATTTCCCGGTTTACTCTGGCCGAGCATGTCTGGGGAGATAATTTCGATCCCTTTAGCATGTCCAATTTCATTGATGTCCACATGAGCAACCTGCGCAAGAAATTGAAATCTCCGGAGCGCGACCAGATCATCAAGTCGATTAGAGGTGTCGGCTATCTTATTGAGAGGGAAGGAAAATGA
- a CDS encoding glycosyltransferase family 39 protein, translating into MKNFSIIIPTLNEADNINPLLRQIGAVSQPLGLSPEIIFVDDGSTDPTRQYIDAYSGDLQVRLIRRDTKTGLAGAVVAGARAASNRHVVVMDADLSHSPHLIPTLLAPLAAGNYDMVIGSRYQVGGRTPDWPLVRRFGSQLASLPARLLTSVRDPLSGFFAIDRDRLRALADNMSGFKIGLAILAGTAEPLRVLEIPITFVDRHTGTSKMNFNVFKEYLLQLGRLFSRRATVRNLPLFLCLGCIAGFFDYTLFSLLISQRVPLETSHMASLLLTMHLCYPIAGAFAKRTPATRPAGGYRHFLLVVALGLFLRGGQLASPAAMGASSSLLLPFIIGGTSCLIWLSAIIASRLEMMRPHRVNWTIFGSLLIGYTILLRLLYLGNFDLIQEEAYYWNYSQHLALGYLDHPPVVALLIKLGTQLFGQNELGVRFGAFLCWFVTAIFTYRLTKIIFNKDSAMRALVLVATLPIFFGVAVVMTPDAPLIACWAGALYFLYRALVLEAPQAWIGAGICLGIGLATKYTIAFLCPAILLFMLIDPTARKWFRRPQPYLCAILATLIFSPVIWWNYQNHWASFLFQSQGRLQAGAQFSTHLLLLSILILLTPIGLLAAIIGMWPRRSGIPSMAAWNRRHRGYIFCLTMALIPLAIFILFSFTKEIKLNWTGPLWLALLPCMASAMVAGSGRLQHQAARLWPGLLVVLVLTYGTLLHYFALGLPGVSFGRSAFLFGWSDLAQKVEQQVDEITAEDGRRPLVVGMDSYRTASGLAYYRSKLHSDIKGSSNVNDTTGYHLFGHQGLMYSYWYPPKWAFGRDILVVSEDKNRMDPTYFGNSYQHLGEIHEITVEKRGKDSGHFYCRLLTGYTPSNLVNLARHDNVTKESSNEKLQ; encoded by the coding sequence ATGAAAAATTTTTCCATAATTATTCCGACACTGAACGAAGCGGATAATATCAATCCTCTTCTCCGACAGATCGGCGCAGTTAGTCAGCCATTAGGGTTATCCCCCGAAATTATTTTCGTTGATGATGGCTCTACCGACCCTACCCGGCAATACATCGATGCCTACTCGGGAGATTTGCAGGTCCGTCTTATCCGTCGCGATACAAAAACGGGGCTGGCCGGTGCCGTCGTCGCCGGTGCACGGGCTGCTTCAAATCGCCATGTTGTGGTCATGGACGCCGACCTCAGCCACTCGCCGCACCTGATTCCCACCCTGCTTGCACCCCTGGCGGCCGGCAATTATGACATGGTCATCGGCAGTCGCTATCAGGTTGGTGGCCGAACACCCGACTGGCCGCTGGTTCGCCGGTTCGGGTCGCAACTCGCCTCCTTACCCGCCAGACTCCTCACCTCCGTCAGGGACCCTCTCTCCGGTTTTTTTGCCATCGACCGAGATCGACTGAGAGCGCTGGCGGACAATATGTCCGGCTTCAAGATCGGTCTGGCAATACTTGCCGGGACAGCCGAACCTTTGCGGGTTTTGGAGATACCCATCACATTTGTGGACCGTCACACGGGGACTTCAAAAATGAATTTCAACGTTTTCAAGGAATATCTCCTTCAGTTGGGGCGGCTTTTTTCAAGGCGGGCCACTGTTCGGAATCTTCCCCTCTTTCTCTGCCTGGGATGTATAGCCGGTTTTTTTGATTACACTCTTTTTTCGCTGCTTATAAGTCAAAGAGTACCCCTCGAAACAAGCCATATGGCAAGCCTTCTGCTGACAATGCACCTCTGTTACCCAATCGCCGGAGCATTCGCCAAGAGAACACCCGCAACTCGACCTGCGGGCGGTTACCGCCATTTTCTCCTGGTTGTAGCACTGGGCCTTTTTCTCCGAGGCGGCCAGCTGGCATCTCCAGCTGCCATGGGCGCATCATCCTCACTCCTTCTTCCCTTCATAATCGGCGGCACATCCTGCCTTATCTGGTTATCGGCAATCATCGCCAGCCGACTTGAAATGATGCGGCCACACCGGGTCAATTGGACAATCTTCGGGTCCCTGCTCATTGGTTATACCATTCTGCTCCGCCTGCTCTATCTCGGGAATTTCGATCTCATTCAGGAGGAAGCTTACTATTGGAACTACTCTCAGCACTTGGCCCTTGGCTACCTCGACCATCCACCGGTTGTCGCCCTGCTCATTAAGCTCGGCACCCAGCTGTTCGGCCAGAACGAACTCGGTGTGCGGTTCGGCGCTTTTCTTTGCTGGTTCGTCACCGCAATTTTCACCTATCGGCTGACCAAGATTATCTTCAATAAAGACAGTGCCATGAGAGCACTTGTTTTAGTAGCGACTCTGCCAATTTTTTTTGGGGTTGCAGTCGTCATGACTCCTGATGCACCCCTCATCGCCTGTTGGGCAGGGGCACTCTACTTCCTATATCGCGCTCTGGTTCTCGAGGCTCCGCAAGCTTGGATCGGGGCCGGAATCTGTCTGGGGATTGGGCTTGCCACCAAATACACCATTGCCTTTCTTTGTCCTGCCATCCTTCTCTTCATGCTTATCGATCCCACAGCCAGAAAATGGTTTCGCAGGCCCCAACCTTACCTCTGCGCAATCCTGGCGACGCTCATCTTCTCGCCGGTTATCTGGTGGAATTACCAAAATCACTGGGCATCGTTTCTATTTCAGAGCCAGGGGCGGTTGCAGGCTGGTGCACAGTTTTCTACACACCTCTTGCTGCTGAGCATCTTGATTCTCCTTACCCCTATCGGACTCTTAGCGGCGATTATCGGCATGTGGCCGCGACGCAGCGGTATTCCATCAATGGCCGCATGGAATAGGCGACACCGAGGCTATATTTTTTGTCTGACTATGGCGCTCATCCCCCTCGCCATTTTCATCCTCTTTAGTTTTACCAAAGAGATTAAACTCAACTGGACCGGCCCGTTATGGCTCGCGCTTCTGCCGTGTATGGCCTCCGCCATGGTCGCCGGCAGCGGAAGACTGCAGCACCAGGCCGCCCGCCTCTGGCCTGGCCTGCTCGTTGTTCTTGTCCTCACCTATGGCACACTCCTCCACTATTTCGCCCTCGGCCTGCCAGGGGTGTCGTTTGGTAGAAGCGCCTTTCTCTTTGGCTGGAGCGACCTTGCCCAAAAGGTAGAACAGCAGGTCGATGAGATTACCGCAGAAGACGGGAGACGGCCACTGGTCGTCGGTATGGACTCCTACAGAACAGCCAGCGGCCTTGCTTATTACCGCTCCAAGCTGCATTCGGACATTAAGGGAAGCAGTAATGTAAATGACACCACCGGATACCATCTGTTTGGCCACCAAGGCCTTATGTACAGTTACTGGTATCCGCCCAAATGGGCTTTCGGCAGGGATATCTTAGTCGTCTCGGAAGACAAAAACCGGATGGACCCAACCTATTTCGGCAACTCTTATCAACATCTCGGAGAAATCCATGAAATCACCGTAGAAAAGCGAGGAAAAGACAGCGGGCATTTTTACTGCCGTTTATTGACCGGATACACTCCCAGCAATCTTGTTAACCTGGCAAGGCACGATAACGTTACCAAGGAGAGTTCGAATGAAAAGTTGCAGTGA
- a CDS encoding YfiM family protein: protein MKKTIVLVVLILFSGFSTKSVQSSETPTLKNSVAIESKEESGGASADQEGWWSDQPKEQKMLYTNLAAATAITAWGLATWDYGSAGLHTGDEGWFEKDSKYGGADKLGHFWATYAFSDALTGLYKSWGYAPEKASTYAALSSWTVQAFMELGDATSKSQGFSWADMTLNTVGALTSVLMERYPDLDRKIDFRVEYIFNVPVNGIFDDYSNQYYSVVLKLDGFDAIENTFLKYVELHGGYYTRGYGEDEEDSRSLYAGITLNLSRLFDQQGYKKTGKVLEYIQLPYTVPKVSHNLD from the coding sequence ATGAAGAAAACCATAGTGCTCGTTGTATTGATTTTATTCAGTGGTTTCAGCACGAAAAGTGTCCAATCAAGCGAAACACCGACACTCAAAAACTCAGTTGCGATAGAAAGCAAAGAGGAGAGCGGTGGTGCATCTGCCGACCAGGAAGGGTGGTGGAGCGATCAGCCGAAAGAACAAAAGATGCTCTACACCAATCTTGCCGCTGCAACTGCCATTACAGCCTGGGGACTGGCGACATGGGATTACGGTTCGGCCGGCTTGCATACGGGAGATGAGGGCTGGTTTGAAAAGGATTCGAAATATGGTGGTGCTGACAAACTCGGTCATTTCTGGGCAACCTATGCCTTCTCCGATGCTCTTACCGGTCTTTATAAAAGCTGGGGCTACGCGCCTGAAAAGGCCAGTACCTACGCGGCGCTTTCGTCGTGGACAGTGCAGGCTTTTATGGAACTTGGTGATGCGACAAGTAAATCCCAAGGGTTTTCATGGGCGGATATGACCTTGAATACGGTAGGTGCCCTAACCAGTGTATTGATGGAGCGATATCCGGATCTTGATCGGAAGATTGATTTCAGGGTTGAGTATATTTTTAATGTCCCTGTAAACGGTATTTTTGATGATTACTCGAACCAGTACTATTCGGTTGTTTTAAAACTCGATGGTTTTGATGCAATCGAAAATACTTTTCTAAAATATGTGGAATTGCACGGTGGTTATTATACCAGGGGCTACGGAGAAGACGAAGAAGATAGCAGGTCGCTGTATGCCGGTATCACCTTAAATCTTTCGAGACTGTTTGATCAACAAGGATACAAAAAGACCGGCAAGGTGCTTGAGTATATACAACTCCCTTACACCGTGCCCAAGGTTTCTCATAATCTGGATTAA
- a CDS encoding lipid-A-disaccharide synthase N-terminal domain-containing protein — MEKTTIWLIIGFTGQACFTARFLVQWLASERLKRSVIPIAFWYFSLFGGVILLAYAVYRRDPVFILGQATGIFIYLRNLYFVRSEAKQVKTWVQTS; from the coding sequence GTGGAAAAAACCACAATCTGGCTCATCATCGGCTTTACTGGCCAGGCGTGTTTCACCGCCAGATTTCTAGTACAATGGCTGGCGAGTGAAAGACTGAAAAGAAGTGTCATCCCAATAGCATTTTGGTATTTCAGTCTGTTTGGAGGGGTGATACTTCTGGCCTATGCAGTGTACCGCAGAGATCCTGTTTTTATTTTAGGACAGGCCACAGGAATTTTTATCTATTTGCGGAACCTGTATTTTGTCCGCAGTGAAGCAAAGCAGGTAAAAACATGGGTACAAACATCCTGA